DNA from Quercus lobata isolate SW786 chromosome 1, ValleyOak3.0 Primary Assembly, whole genome shotgun sequence:
GcattatcaaaatcaattcctTCCAATGCCGGGATCTCCCAAAAAATCAGACCATTCTTCTCAGCAAATCCACAAGCTTCCTTTCTTAGAACTTCACGATCATTCTCGGAATCACTTTTGTTCCCTATCAAAATGATAGCTTGTCTCTTCTTTGCATGGTGATGCAGCTCTTCCAAGCAAAGAGTCATGCAATCAAAACTCTTGCGGTTAGTTATGTCGTAAACCAATATTACCCCATCAGCATTCTTGTAATCTGCATTTGAATCTACATTGTTTCTGCTCAATACACCCAAAAACATGATTAGATGAGTATAAATTATACTAacaaaattaattcaattatacTAAAGCCAATTATTAAAATTGACATCAACCTCTTGATGCCCATTCAAAAGGGTTAAGAAAATCTATCATACTTTCCATCCTTGAAttcttaaaacattaaaaaaaaaccaaaacgaTTTAACCAAAGCTGACTTCATCAAATATAGAATAGCcaaagtttttgaaataaaaatacttGACTCTTTCTGCCCGaataactctcttttttttttttttgctgaaaccTGAACAACTCTCCACTCTCACGCTTGCTGTCGATCCACCATCAGCAGATCCACGTCGCTGACCCATGCCACCGACCCAACCCCAACGCCGATCCTCGCTGCCAATCCGCAAAGCCTCGGCCGCCGACGCATTTCCCCTTCCCCAGATCAATGTTGGGTGGCCGAAACGGTCTTGGGTTTGGTGTTGGGTGGCCAAATCGGTGTTTTGATCGCTTCAAAGGCGTTGATTTGGATGCCCTTCTCGACATGTCCACAAACGACCATGTCAAGCTCCTCACTGTCAGAGATCGTAGAAGGtacttgtttttttcttcatatatttcatctttcattttttacttatttgttttataattgttttattaattttgtaggTTTCAAAGTGGTCTGAAGCGAAAGCCCATGTCTTTGATCAAGAAATTGCGCTAAGCTGtaaccatctctctctctttaaatttttagatatcttgaaattttgggtattttgtttttgacaaTGTTGTTTGGGTTGTTTTTCATGTTTGGGTGTCTAGATATGCTGGGTTTGGGTGGCTGAATGTGCTAGgtttgttgagagagagagagagagagagagagagagagagagagagagagagagagagagagagagagagagagagagagagagagagagagagagagagagagagagagagagagagagagagagtggtggggtggggtggggtggggtggctggtttttttcttttatggttgTTGGCTATAGCGGCGTTTTGAAATGCTACTATATTGGTATCACAATTTAATTCCTCCAACAAAAAATCATTGTAAGCCCTTGGTTCTCATTGAACTTAAAACCAAATCCTTAGGAATTATGGAAAGAGTAGTGTTTCTTATACACAAATTGTTTTacacaaaccctaaaaaaaatactaaaactgtGAATTAAAGTGAGAAATTTGTTGAGCTAGACGTACCGTTCTTGGTGAATGATGCCCCAGATGTGGGCCTTGACACTCTTTTTCTCGATGTGAAGGGTTTGGGTCTCGTACTTGACAATGACGGCAATACCAGTCTTGGACTCTTTGCGTTCGCAACATGCTAGTATCTGACACTTCCCAACCTCAAAGTCTCCTATCAGCACCACCTTGAATTCACAGTCAATCCTCTGTTCCGAAACTCCATATCCTTCTTTACCTTGGCTTGccattttctttctattataaaaaagcaatttgagagagagagagagagagagagtaatgaATGTCTGAGCTATACTTTATGGAAGTTCAAGAATCGGAAAGGAAGGGCTATATATATGCATTTGTGTGAATTGTGCAAAGTGTGATCGATGcaattatttggaaaaaaatgtcCCTACAACGTTgttcacttcttcttctttttctgtcttttttttctttgttttctattaTTGTGCAAAGAAACATTTAACAGCATATAACCTCAATGAAAAACGGTGGGCAATATCGTTGACTTATGAAAAACGTGgcaaaactaatatatataaccatcctaatatatataaccaaagaaAACGTGGCAAAACTAATAGGACTTAATATATACAAATCCGAAAGAAAACGTGATGGCGATATTCACTTGTTCTAGGGACCCACAGTGGACAACGTGAAAGCCATACACACAAAGGCCAATTTTaagatttaatatatatacaaatatgtCTCCCAATGGGTTTAACAACATATAACCTCAATGAAAAACATTGGGCAATATCATtgacttattatatatatatgtacatatcTGAAAGAAAGCGTAAGCCATAATCATAGATTAGAACTTGTAATTCCATGGCTCAATTCAAGAATATACATAGTAGGCAGTGGGTAATCTAACGTAAAAGTGCAAGTCATATTCTAGGAAAATCCCTTTTAAACAATGTACACATCCCTAATGTTTTCCATGATAAAATTCTAGACCTTCAATTATTTGTTTCTAACAATGAGAAATCATACCTTGAACAATTTGGTTACCTCTTCAATTGTATGTGCTCTAAACTCCGAATGAAAAATACACCTCCTAGCCTCCTTAGTGGTGAAACCCTTCTtatgaaaaccctaatttatctTTTCTTCTACCCTATATTTTAACGCATCAGAGATGTGGGCTTGATGGGGTAGTGGGCTGGAGTTTAAAACCCTCTTGAGCTTATCTCTTTAGACTCAAGAAGCCCATAAAACACcttcctcttttatttatttatttattattttaaccgCCGCACTAAATTGTATGcactaaaactttaattttcttaCCTATTTTGTAGCACCACAAAATTTTCTACTCCCATACAATTGAAGAGGCAACCAAATTGTTCAAGGTATGATTTCTCATTgttagaaacaaagaattgaAGGTTAGAATTTTATCATGGAAAACGTTAGGGATGTGTAGATTGTTTAAAAGGGATTTTCCTAGAATATGACATGCACTTTTACGTTAGATTACCCACTGCCAGCTACGTATATTCTTGAATTTAGCCATGGAATTACAGGTTCTAATCTATGATTATGGCTTACGTTTTCTTTCAgatatgtacatatatatataataagtcaATGATATTGCCCACCATTCTCCATTAAGGTTATATGTTGTTAAACCCATTGGGAGacatatttgtatatatatattaaatcttAGAATTGGCCTCTTTTACTTACAGCACTTAAATCACTCTGAAAGTCCAGCCGAAACATCCTCCAAAAAGTCTCAAAACACTCTTAAATAGGACCTATAATTAATCATGGAAATTACTTAATATCCTCCACAAAATATAAAGCTTATCGAATTATATAAACTGACTCACTAAGATTATACTTTGTTGAACTAACTAATAACACTAATGCAAGGAATCTCTACCCACAAATGTTTCCTTGAATTTATCAAACTCCAGAGGCAGTAACCAATATGTTGTAAACTCAGGACTTGATATATGCCCCAACGGAAAGTAAACCCTTATACATTATTTAAGCTTTATAATCTTGACTTTTGTTCTAGAATACAAGTTGTAGGGACCCTAGGGTTTAATATAAAACCCCAAAGAAAACGTTAAACCATCctaatatatataaccaaagaaAACATGGAAAAACTAATAGGACTTAATATATACAAATCCGAAAGAAAATGTGATGGCAATATTCACTTGTTCTAGGGACCCACAATGGACAACGTGAAAGCCATACACACAGAGGCCAATTCTaagatttaatatatatacaaatatgtCTCCCAATGGGTTTAACAGCATATAACCTCAATGAAAAACGGTGGGCAATATCATTgacttattttatataaatgaaaGCATGAAACATTTAAAGCTGCCAACACATGTGAGACCCAATGTAGATTCAACTTTTATTCGATCGTGGGATCCAGGCGGTCTGGGGGGGATCACTATGGCTCCTCTCTTCTCAAGAATCCATACATCCCTTATCAATATATGGACAACTATCTCTCAAGCACTGGTTTAGGTTTAGCCTCAATGGGAAAATAAAATGGAGCACCTAATAACGTATCTTCATAGACCAAGAACTACaatatatgtacatatatatatgtatatatgtacatatatatatgtacatatctatatatatgtatgtatatatatacatatatatttatgtatatgtatacaTATTATAGCACCCGATTATCTTGCATCAATATGTTTGCCATCTCCTTAGAGCGACCATGGCACTAAAGTGAGCCCGGATCTtgcaaaattgataaaaattatagcAGTTGttagattaaaattttatattacaaaaattttacagTTAAAAATCTACTTCCCATGAAGATATCAATTGGACACTTAAGTGGTGGTAGTAATTATGATCATCATTTAAAGTGTCATAAAGAATGACATAATAACATAGGACAGTCTAGCAGAAATTCATGACAAGGGCATGGTTTAGTATTAGGACCATTCAATGTACATGGTCTTTCTAGGCAAATTGCTGGATTACAATTTCAAAGCAAAAGCATAATTAGGCTAGAATTCTAGGCACATTTACAACTAGCTAATCTATGTAGCTAGgacttatttttgttttttaatattccaagtaaaaaaaaaaattataataatagtaataattataGATGCTTTTAAGATGGTGAAATTAATTTAGTGTCTACCAAGGCAATTTCCATAAAGAATCTCCAATAAAATACCTATAGTATAAACTGTATATGTACTTTTATAAGTAACAAAACCTAATGGCTGATTAATTTTATGCCACAGTTATCAAATACATGTTTCAAtctataaggttttttttttttttttttagaatactaattTTAACACACGCAGGGAGAGGGGAAAAAGTCTAAAAAAAACTGACAGTaatgtatatccaaaataatCTAACTCTTAAATACACAACACAgactttaaacatttttttttttcggtaaaGTTGCTTTCAACGTTGAAAGTGAAGGAGTTTGAACCCCACACGTTTGtgtttttttccaaatttttacTTGGGGATGAGAACTTACGTGCGTGTGTCATTCTTTAATTTCAGCTAAATGTTATTAAATTCATTTGGCCTAAATGTCGCTTTCAAGCCAAACAAACAATGACTTGTGTTTTGTTTGCTTCTTGCACACAGTAAAGCATTTCATTCgttcttcaaaatttcaatcTTCCTATTCCATTTTCTTGTAAACCTGGGAACTGATTGATacaatttattgtttattatctGTGAGTGTGGCCCTaagaataataagaataagaacAACATCTAAAACCTTCATGATGATTTTAATATCATATACAAGAAGATCAATTTTCAAGGAGAGAACCCAAAATTACTCATTAAGCATCTTGATTTTCCTATACGGATTATCAGAAAAGTCTGAACTCGAATAACAAGGTAATTATCTTGATATTAAAGaggataaaaatattaaatcaatGGTACTACTACTATTTGCCAATCTGACcttgaataaaaatattaaatcaaaGGTACTACTATTTGCCAATTTGACCTTGAACAATGAAATATAATTGCAGGGAAAAAATTTCATGGTGGTGGAGATTGGAGAAACTAAAGAAAATGATGGCTGACATGATATCTTCAGTACAAACACTGCAAAAGATGACAtaaagggtccgtttggatacaacttattttgctgaaaattgaaaacactatagcaaaataatttttaaatgtataaatagtgtcatgggacccatttttaatatttttctgaataaagtggttgtagGTCCCGTAAACAGTGCATATGAACATTGCGCAAACAGTGCACTATGTCTCCTAAAAGCTGAAACACgtgcatcaaaaaaaaaaaacgcgttTATTTCGTTTTATTGTAGCGTGGGTCCCAACATTAATAAAACATTGAACGTGAGGagaaaacacaaatccaaacgCTCACAAAGTTTGTTTCTATAATTAATACGTAGGCCCAAAGATTGAAATGGCATAAACTCTTCAAACAATAAAACAGAAATTTGTAAATTGAATATTGTAATAAGTGGGGTTAAAACCCAATGAAAATAGAtatgtttgagatttttttttccccataacaGTTAGACATGACATGTTGTGACTTATTTAACCTCTTTATCATgcactaataataataaactatattttgatgctgtaaaaaaaaatgttgtatttcCAAATTCATTGCTCATGGAAATTAAGAACAGACATAGTTAAAGATTTGGTATGGGTTGATCAATGGATATGGTGGTTTTGACTTTGAAAGAACTTGCCAAAAGTCAAACTCACTTTGTAAAAATTAAAGCCGTTATTAAAACTAGAAATTTCACCTTGCCATTCCAAATGTTGGTTGATCgatgatttgtttgttgtgtCAGCAATGAAGTATTTTCTGGACCAGGGCACACGATCTCTGGCTCCTCATCGATCAAAGGCTCCATACTGCAAAGAGTGCTCTCGTGAGATCATTAATAGTTTGAGGGCAAATAACCTGTTGTCATTATGTAACACTAGTTAtagactaaaaaataaataataaaaaaacttggCTTTAtgttttctgaaaaaaaaaaaaaaaaaaaaaaaaaaaaaaaaaaaaaaaaaaaaaaaaaaaaaaaaaaaacttggccTTATATGTACACATAATACTGTAAACATACAGGAGTACCTACCAAATGCAAACTTCTAAGTTCTAGCAagaggaaaataataataacaacaacaacaataaatgccAAAATAGAGGAAATTTAGCGATCAGGACAAGCCAAATTCATTacatacaaggaaaaaaaatgaggacAGTATATAAGTCATTGTAGGAATTAGGAATAATAATAGAAACTAATTGAGAATCATAAGCAAGCTTCCATCACAACAAACCCAAATATAAATGAAAGCATGAAACATTTAAAGCTGCCAACACATGTGAGACCCAATGTAGATCCAACTTTTATTCGATCGTGGGATCCAGGCGGTCTGGGGGGGACCACCATGGCTCCTCTCTTCTCAGGAATCCATACATCCCTTATCAATATATGGACAACTATCTCTCAAGCACTGGTTTAGGTTTGGCCtcaatgagaaaataaaatggaaCACCTAACAACGTATCTCCATAGACCAAGaactacaatatatatatcaacaaggAACCTAATATGATACATGTTAAAGGAATCAAGTTTACACTTCAAGCAAAGTCAATAGAGGAGAGACATGCAAAAACAAGGCCAACTACTCCTAGCATAATCTTAGAAATTAATTTCTATGAATAACCTAGTTAGGAAATTGTTAGTCTATTAACTAACTAGAGGTTTGGCATGCACCACCTATGAGCACCATGACTCacaaaaatttctttattaaatttatttgagtTGCAAATTCCCTTCTCCACAATTTTTGGTCCTAACAAGATCCCATTGCCAAGCAAATCTTGGAAAGTGGGAGATATAAAtaactttaaataataaaaatccaaatccaaattattGTCTATACAACTATATCCTCAAAAGTTAAGATGAAACAGACTTCTACTATCTTCCATTAATTTCAGCTCAAGACAATAATAAGTGACACATGCCAAACAACTAAAACCCGAATCTCCTTCATGATGAATCTAAAGATTTGTCCCTTTTGTCCAATTTCTTCTTCTAATACCTAATTATACAAACCCAGATGGAAATTAATTTAGCACATAATGTTTGTAAATATGCAAGCTacaatatcaataaaataacaccaaaaaaaaaatgcaaactttACGTATTAAAATCACCACATTCCTTAATTGATTCTTATTTAAACCTGCATATGAATGCTTGCAAACCCAAATTTGCAAATTATGTGAAATGTTGTCATCTTTAAGGAGCAAATAAGGTCTTTACACAAATTCCCCACTGTAGCTACAAAGATACTTGttcttttaattatatatgaaaattttaaatacattacAACAATATTTCAgctaaaatttacaaaatttattacaaaaagaacaaattaaataaaagaaaaaggaaatattttcaaaaaggaaatattttcaaaaatgaaaaaaaaaaaaatctaaaactgcCAAACTAAAAATGTAGGAAACAGTCATTAATTCCAGTGCAAATTCCTCATATCAAAAGCCAAGATCtcacaaaaaaaaccaaaaaaaggccaaattttgtagggaaaaaaaagaaacccagatggaataattatttaaaaaactcaaatttttataagaaaaagtaCCTTTACCACATCACAAATTATTCCTCATTTCTCTATAAATGAACATACAAATGAGAAAACATAccttcaaaattgaaaaaatctgAACTTCCGTTGGTAGGGACAAAAGGGATTTTGAAGGTATGGGTGAAGGGATCGTCTGAAGCCGATTGTGAAGAAAGAGGAGAGCGTTTGAGGGTTGAGGGTTAGTGATTTCGGTGTTTGAGTGAGAGTGTTTGAGAGACTGAAAGATTGAGAGTGTTTGCGTGATTTGGGTGTTTGAGTGAGAGTGTTTGAACTTTGAGAGAGTGTTTGAAAGACCGAGTGTATAGTGGGCAGATTTGAGTGAGGCGAATGAAATAGTCGGCAGATTTTGAGTCTTATACACTCGATTTCTACGTGGCTAAATTTGGTCCACGTGGAAAATTTGTCCATGTAAGGGTATGACAAAcaccaaaaatcgagtttctaaaactcgagttctaaccggatctcgagttttaaaaacttgagatgttagttttcaacattgttttgaaacctgACAACTAACAAAAATGTTTGATATTTAAgtcaatttggaaaaaaaattcttggaactTTTGTCGAACCTATGTGTGCAAGTGTGAGAATGTGCACTATGCAAAACCaaactttctttgtttttcttcttaatagCCCATGCAGCAACACACTATAATTCCACTGAAAACCCATGATCACGAGgggcaaagaaaagaaactcACTGAAAACGTGTACTGGgctttagtgattttttttttttttttgctcttcttcttctttctaatCTTTAAACTTCACCCTTTACttctcttcatcatcatcataatttttttttcttttaaattggatataattttctctcatcatcatcatatatcatttttttttcaaaattgatttgttttcttttgggttGAATTTTGGTGCCAAATAAGTTGTTCCAATAGTGATTTGTTCATAGAAGATAATTTGGGTTTGTTGCAAAGAgaagatatatatttttctaaaatatccCTTTCACAGTAGAATCTTCTCAAATTATGTATAATGATTTTAGTAAATACATATGCTATacatagtattaaaaaaatatattttatctgCTTAAATTTCCAATTGTTTGTTATGGTTGATTCAGactaaagataattttttttattgtgcttAAAGGAATAGTTAAATATAGGAAGTGAAAGCCATACATTAGAGGGATTATTAATTAACgtaaaattatatgattttttctagattaattttttaaccaTTTTATTAAAGATTAAGGAGATGCATGATAATGGATGATTTTATTCAATGAAAGATCATTTTCAAGCATAACTTTGATGGGAGATGATAaattcttcattaaaatattttgtacatctttatagcaaaataaatcatttttatatattcatttgagtttagaatttttttttttttgataattttatatatataatatatttataaaataatggcTAACATATGAATGTATAATCCGGCCCCCCCATGTGAAAATTCTTGGCTACACCCCTGCATGTTCCCTGTGACTCCAGTCTCCCAGTCCCACTTATCTCACAAAGACACTACATATATCTAATCTAAAAGCTCCCCCTGTAGTCTGCAGAGAGTGGAGATCATTACTGCATGATTATTATACTTCTTACTACCCTTCAAGAGGTAAATTAACCATCTTTCATTCTCTCACATCACATTATCAtcattcttaatttcttattattgaGGTTGAGGTTAAGGTTAAGGTTGTGACTTGTGAATCTAATATATCTATTGGGAAATCTTAACTTTATGGATtctctatccttttttttttaatagagaaatgttaaatatatatatatatatataaatttataacaaatattCAACGGTAGATTGTGGTTGGTAGTTATGAGttgacaaaaaagtaatttaaattttgaatttaaattagaattaataaaaacttaccaCACTTATGATTTGCTGTGAgtgtagcaatttttttttttttttggtcacctTTCCTAGAGTGACTTTAAACACTTGTCAATTGTCATAAATAGTTGTCAACTACGAGAAAAATATCGGATTTTCACGGTGGAGTTACAGTAAGATctctaaaaaaatgttaacataTCCCATTGTATGTTTCCTTTTCATTTCAAAAGCAGATTTAATATCAATATTTTCCTATTTCTTTAATCTTTAGGTTTGAGAATTAAGATTGATTAAACTTCTCACAAGAAATTTATTATAAGATTTAAAAATCTTATATACCTATTTTGAAATGAGTTGATTGGATTTTACCATGTcactaatatataaataaatattgactCTCACCATTTCTATATCGCTTTAAGTTATTAATGACATGACAAAAACCAAATTTAGTCCTATCAAAATGAATGTGACATGATTTTAGACACTCCATAATGGAGTTGCCTAATAACTGTAGAACATCCTAACATGTTGAAATAATATCCTTCCACTCACAAACTATTGTGGCATTAATTACTagtaacaaaaattacaaatcacAGATCACGTATACGTCATATGCATAATCTAACACCAACCATACTATGTGTTTTATGACTAATGTTCAAGGGTGTGTATTAAACCCACCAAGTCGACGAAATCAACCCAACTTGATGCCTCAAGTTGGTTTACATGGATTGATGGATTGGATtgagttaaaattttatttttaacatcaGGTCAAGTCGAGTTCGGATTGATAGTTTTTTAAAGCCATTTGACCCAACCCAATCCTTGAtgtatataagtttattttattatccttatttgaatttttttggtttgattgattttggtattttgagaattagttttgatttgaaatttttgaatacAACTTAAGCATATTATATGAattgttataatttattgaaaaaatgtttaaataatttatgacttaatttttaataataagttataaaatatatatatatatatgtatacaacTCACTGATCCGACCCAATTCAATCCAACCATGTGGGCTGGGTTGGGAATTTCTCAACCCAATAAAGTAAAGTTGGGTTAAAAACACCCTCCAAACCAATCTACCAACCCAACCCGACTCATGCAAATCCCTTCTaatgtatataaaataataataccttATCCTATTCTGCATCCTTTTTTGTTCCCTTATAAGATAATAAaagttaatatatttttcagaaaTGGGAAGCAATGGAAAGCATGCAGAGAGGTacattgatatattttttagttgCTTTCACATATCAGTTAGCTAACATTTTCTTGACAAGAAACACATTGTTTGTTATAGGTATGCAGTGGTTACAGGTGCAAACAAGGGCATCGGTCTTGAAACTGTGCAGCAACTTGCATCTCAAGGTGTGACAATTGTTTTAACGGCTCGAAATGAGAAGAGGGGGATGGAGGCTATGCTGAAGCTCAATGAGTCAGGTATGTCAAATGTAGTCTTCCATCAGCTCGATGTTTTGGACCCAATTAGCATCAACTCCTTGGCCAATTTCATCCAGGAAAAATTTGGCAGGCTTGATATCTTGGTAAGGATGAAACTCCttcatcctttttatttttttcaaatattacaTCAAGTAAGGAAGGGAGAGGGATTTGAATTGGGGATGTTAATTCAGGTTAGCATGTTGTGTTGATGTAGTTATATTCAGTTAAATGGCTCAACCTAAACCCAACCCATTTTATAATCATGTCATGACCTTTCAACTCTAACATGACCTGTTAATGAAGCAGGTTGACACGACATGACCCACTTGACATGCTTAATAAATGggtcgtgttgggttgacacgaatgtgACATGACCCATTTCCACTTGCCTAATATTAAACAAGTTGGATTGACACAAATTCAATCCATTTAACTTGCTTCAAAAAAACACCtgattaatattgttaaaatttaataaacaacaAATTGAATACAAACTCATAACATCAAAATACCTATATACAATTTGAAAGTCAATAACAACATCAAATACTTAATTAAAACACATTGTCCAAAAGTTCAAAATAACATCAAAGTATTTGataaatattaagtttttttttttttagaaggtaATAAATATTAAGTTGATAATTTAATACCATCCATCtaaaaataagttctttacatcCCAAAAtaaagtgcatacacttcaaccaaaatcaaaataacatagttcaacaaaaatatagcattcatctataaataagttatttacatcccaaaagaagtgcatacacttcaaccaaaattcaaaataaaatagctcaacaacaatataacatCTACAGAACTTgtcaaatgctaagtatcaatattgaaagagtTAGAGCAACTAATAGATTGATCATGACTATAACTATGACTATGAATATCATTCATAgattttttagggtttgtaaAGTTTGAACTTACAATTATAATActtataagtttttgtaattactcacttttttatttaagtttatgaTATaagttggatataaaaggtatttgacaaatctaaaataaaatgaatatttatttgctATATGAGTTAAACCAGTTAGGTTAAATGAGTCATTTTAGGTTGACATGAATAAATTGGCGTGTTAAATATGTCAATTGCAAGCCACGCGAGTTGACCTACATATGACACATTTATTATCGTGTTGCTTTCAGGTCAACCCATTTATAACCCGAACCCGCTAAGGCCCAACGTAACTCGTAAAAACCTGTGTCATGTTTGTATCGTGTTTGCGGACCGTGTCAAACATTGGCGCCCCTAATTTGAATCTTAAATTGATTCCAAACTTAACGTTGTAACCATTCAATTAAAATTAGCCAAAATTTTAAGGATGAAATTCTTTCCTATTTGAATCTTATACCAACCATTCAATTAAAATGTATAGCCAAATTATGATAAAGGTACGTTGGATTTTGCTAAAATGAAAATGAGATGCAGTAACTTCACAATCAGTTAATGCCTCCAAAAGTTACGTGATGAAATTTGTATCAACACTTTCTTCACAGATCATTCAATGTGTTGCctaagttgttatctttttgtCTTTGCCTCTAACTCTATCTCTCAAGCCTCTGGCAACAAATGCAATGGAAGAAAAATGAGGGCCCATAGCAGCATCAACATTAATCTTGATTGAAGAAATGGAGGGAGGGGTCCACTGATGTGAAGGAGCCAAGGTGGCCTGGCTTGAGACAAAGGGCCTAGTAGACTTGTGTTCAAGAAATAATGAAGAGATTCTAGAGGATAGCTCTTCAACCTTTATAGCAACACcttcaaaaagagaaagatttCTCTACTTCCAGATAACATCACATAAAATAGctccaaaaaataagaagtcTTCCCTTTGGCACACAGTAAGCTCCTCGGCAAATggaggagagaagagaaaattaaTGAGGTCATGAATGGAGGCAAGGCCAAGTGAGTCAATTCTCACACCCCACTAACTGCGAAACCAAAGTGACT
Protein-coding regions in this window:
- the LOC115986400 gene encoding ras-related protein Rab11D-like, coding for MASQGKEGYGVSEQRIDCEFKVVLIGDFEVGKCQILACCERKESKTGIAVIVKYETQTLHIEKKSVKAHIWGIIHQERNNVDSNADYKNADGVILVYDITNRKSFDCMTLCLEELHHHAKKRQAIILIGNKSDSENDREVLRKEACGFAEKNGLIFWEIPALEGIDFDNALKDLLTNLVNINNNNTTINTTNTTNSNNTTTSTTTYTTTRNNITVTSTTTSTTGNNTTNTTTNSYNNNNTN